The DNA window GGTCCGGGAGATGATCGAGGAGCTGCAGCGCATCGCCGGGGTGCCCAGTCAGCTCGGCGCCGGGGACTCGTACGGGCACAGCATGGTCCCGGTCGGCGCGACGACGACCCTGGGGAATCTCGGGTCCGGGGACCGTGAGGAGGTCCCCGTCAAGCGAAGCAAGCGCGTCGCGGCGATGTTGATGAGCGGCGGGCTGGCTCTGCTCACGGCGGGCGTGATCCTGACGGTGCTCTGGCAAGGAGAGCGCGAGAGCGCGTCGTCCTCGTCGACGCCGGCAGACATGCAGGTCCCCTTCACCGTGCTCGCGGTGGCGTCGGCGGTGATGACGTCGTCGGACGACGAGCGAGGTCCGGGGGGCGACGCGTCGGCCGCACCACCCGAGGTGGAAGGCTCGCCCCCTGTCGCGCTGCCGCAGCAGGCCTCGGCGGCTGGAGGTGTGGTCGCCGTCTCGGCCTCGTCAGCGCAGCTCTCCTCGCCAGCGCTCGCGTCCTCGGCGACACCGGCGGCGCCAAGAGGCCTTGCGCCCAAGCCCGTCTCGTCCACGAGGCCGCGCAAGCCGCCCATGGATCCGAGCGAGATTCAGTGAGCCTGGAAGCGCGGAGGAGGACCGGGGGTCGATTGCGGTGGAGGAGCTGAGAACTATGGTTCCCTCGTTCCTACAAACGAAGGGGGAAAAGCATGGTTCGTTCCTTGACGGCGCGGACGACGCGCGTGGGTCTCGGGCTCTCGGCGGTGCTGCTGGTCGCGGTGGCTCCGGCCTGCGGTGACGAGGACGGGGGCAGCGGTGGCGCGGGAGCGACCGGGGGAACGCCGGCCCGAGCCGCCACCGCCGAGATCGCTCCGCTCGAAGACAGCGGGGTGCAGGGTACGGCGGAGTTCTCGGTCGCGGGCGAGGAGGTCACGCTCTCGATCACCATCGAGGGCGGGGGACCCGGAGAGCATGGGCTGCACATCCACCAGAACGGCGTGTGCGAGGGCGATGGGACCTCGGCGGGAGATCACTGGAACCCCGAGGGGCACATGCATGGGCACTGGAACGAGGGCGAGTTCCACCTCGGCGACATCGGCAACATCACCCTCGACGCCGCCGGGCGCGGGAGCCTGACGCTGACCACGACGCGGTGGAGCGTGGGCGATGGGGCGCCCACCGACGTGGTGGGACACGCCGTGATCCTGCATGCGGATCCCGACGACCTGGCGAGTCAGCCCTCGGGCAATGCCGGGGCGCGGATCGCGTGCGGCGTCATCGAGTGATCTCCGCCGTCGTGCGACCCGGCGCGACCCGCTGGTGAGGCCTCCGAGGACACTTGCCGTGTCACGGGAAGGCGAGGTCGATTTCTGGCCCACATGACGCACCTCTGAAGAGACCTGCGCGGGATTCATCATGGTAACCTCCCCTGGCCGCGCTGCAGTCGCGCGGGCCTTGGGAGGTGTGTGGTGAAGCGAAGGTCTTGGCTTCTCTGGGGATCCCTGGTCGGCATGCTCGGTCTGGGGAGCGTCGCGGCGCCTGGTTGCTCTGGCTCGGATCAGGGGAGCACGGGCCAGCCCTCGGGGGGCACGGGGGCAGGTTCGGGGGAAGGTGGCTCCGGCCAGGGTGGGGATCTGGGGATCGGCACGAACTCCTCGGGCAGCGGCTTCAATCCCGATGAAGCGTGCGCGGCTCAGTCGGCCGAAGCGACGCTGCAGAAGCGGCCGGTGGACGTGATCTTCATGATCGACAACTCCGGCAGCATGACGCAGGAGATCGTGTCGGTTCAGAACAACATCAACGACAACTTCGCCGGGATCCTCCAGACGGAAGGCGTCGACTTCCGGGTGATCATGGTCGCCCGGCACGGCAACGCGGCGTCCAACCAGTCGATCTGCGTGTCGATGCCGCTCAGCGGGACGAGCTGCAGCCCGATCCCGAACCAGCCGGTGAACAACCCGCCCATTTTCTACCATTACAGCCTCGCCATCGGCAGCCACAACTCGCTCTGCCGGGCCCTCGACAGCTTTGCGGGCGGCGTCGCCGATCAGTTCGGGTTCGCGCCCGGCGGCTGGTCCGAGTGGCTGCGCCCCGACTCGTTGAAGGTCTTCGTGGAGCTGACCGACGACGGCGTGACCTGCTCGACGACGAGGCTCTCGCCCAACGTGACCCTCAACGACGGCGACAACGAGGCGGGTGGCATCACCGCAGCGGCGCAGTTCGATGCCGCGTTGCTGGCGCTCTCGCCGGAGCACTTCGGAACCGCGGACAATCGAAACTACGTGTTCTACAGCATCGTGGGTGTGTCGGACAACAACCCCCCCACGGCGCCGTACGTCGCCGCCGACCCGATGGTGACGACGCGCTGCAACACGGCGGTGGCTCCGGGGACGGGCTATCAGGCGCTGAGCCGGACGACGGGTGGGCTCAGGTTCCCGCTGTGCCAGGTCGGATCGTACAACGCGGTCTTCCAGGCGATCGCAGAGGGCGTCATCGCCGGGGCGACGCTGGCGTGCGAGTTCCCCGTGCCTGACGCACCGCAGGGCGAGACGATCGATCTGAAGTCCGTTCAGGTGCAGTACACCCCGAGCGCGGGTGATCCGCAGATCTACGACCAGGTCGATGGCGCATCGGCATGCACCGCCGGTGCGTTCTACATCGAGGCGGACACGATCCGGCTCTGCCCGGATGCTTGCGCAGTCGTTCAGGCCGATGCGGCCGCGAAGATCGACGTGCTCTTCGCATGCGCAGCGAACATCGAGTGATCCGTATCGCCAGGTTCCCTGGCTGCGCTTGACTTGCGCGTGGGTGCGCGGAAGATGACCCCATGGTCCGGTTCCAGCGCCGCGCACCCCTCGTGTTCACCTCGTACGCGCCGCCACCTCCCGAGTCGTCGGAAGGGATGGTGCTCAACCAGGGGTTCCTGTTCACCCTGATGAGCACCGTCGCGGCCCCGGAGCTCAGCGAGGAGACGCTGGCGGCGCTCCGCGAGGTGGATCCGGAATCCTGGTACGACGGGCAGCACATGGAGACGATCCTGAGCGAGCTGGAGGATCGGGATCCAGAGCTGCCGAGGAGCATCGGCTACAGCATCTACTTCATGCTCCGGCCCGAGATGGAGAAGGGCGGCACCGTCACCGGGTGCGTGTCGCTCCTCGAGCAACTCCCCATGATCTGGCGCATGGTGCTCCGGGGCGATCGGGGGGAGTTCCGCACCGAGCTGCTGGGCCCTGGCTGGGCTCGTGTGGAGATGGAGCAGCCGTTCAACTGCCGCTTCGAGGAAGGGGCGCTGCACGGGCTGCTCGAGTCCTGGGACGCGCGTGACGTGGCGATCGTCCACAACCCCTGCATGCGCGATGGCGCCGCGTGCTGCGTGCTCGACGTGCGCTGGTCGGGGTGACGCGGCCGCGGGACGGGGAGGAGGAGCTAGTGAAAGACGGCGAGGTCGAAGGACCACTGACGAGCCGGCTGTCCGCCGAGGAGCTGAAGCTCGTCCGCAGCATCGGCGCGTGGATGCTCCGGTTGCTCCAGGGGCGCTACGACGAGGTGCCCGTCGTTTCCCCCAAGCGTGACGAGCTGGGCATCCTGGCGAACATGGTGGGCCGGGTGGCGACCTCGCTGCAGGTGGCGCGTGAGAAAGAGATCTCTCACCGCAGCGCCCTCGAAGAGAAGGTGCGGGAGCTGGAGGACGCGAGGGCGCAGCAGGAGGAGCTGATCGCGCTCATCCGTCAGCTCTCGTGTCCGGTGCTGGACGTGGAGGAGGGGATGCTGCTGGTGCCGCTCGTCGGCGAGGTGGATGCCGCCCGCGCGGAGCTGGTGACCACGGCGCTGCTGAGCCGCGCGTCGGCGACGGGCGCGGACACGGTGATCCTGGACGTGACCGGGGTGGCGCGGCTCGTGGGGCACGTGGCGACGCTGCTGGCGCAGGCGGCGCAGGCGGTGCGGTTGATCGGGGCGCAGACGATCGTGTGCGGTCTGTCGCCAGAGAGCGCGCGGGAAGCCGTCGCGGAGGGACTCGACTTCGCCGGTCTCACGCCGTGCAGCACGCTCGCCTCGGCGCTGGCCATCGCGCGCAGGCAACGTCAGTCACGGCGCGGTGGTGGCATGACGGCGCCCGCCTCGTCGCGCCGCTGAGCGCGCTCAGAGGCAGAGCAGCCAGCCGCGGAGGCCCTGGCAGGCGTCGAACCGATCGCGGTCGCGGGCTGCTCGACGGGCGAGCGGGTGGTTCCAGCGGGTGTAGCAGGTGAGGCGGGCAGCGAGCTGATCTCGGTCCCAGGGGGGGTGCGGCTCGACGTCGGCGAGGGCGCGCACGCAGAGGTCGTGCTCGCGCTGGGTGCCGGCAATGGCGATGCGGGTGGTCCTGCGGGCCTGGTCGAGGATGTGCACCGCGAAGGGCTCTTCGAGGGCGTCGAAGAGCAGCTTCGCCACCGGATCGGGGGGGCCGTCGGTCCGGCCGGGTGGGGCCGCGGTGGCCATCTCGCGGGCCAGCTCCAGCGAGCGGCCGATGACCTGAGGGGATGACCAGGGGTCTCGGCGCATCTCCGTGAAGACGCGCGCGAGGCTCGTCGCGGCCTGTGCGCGCGCGCCTTTGCGGAACTGGAGGCGCGCGCGGTGGGCCTCGGCCTCCAGGGGGTGGGTGCGTTCGAGCGCGGTGATGATGGAGAGGGCGCTGTCGTCTCCGGCGTTGGCCATGCCTTCGGCGACCAGGGCCAGCTCGTTGATGCCGCGGGGAGGTCGCTCCTGGAAGCGCCACTTCGCGAGCGCGCCGTCGATGTTGCCCGTCACCCAGTTGAGGGCAGCCTGGGCACGGATCTCCCGGTCGAGCGCCAGGTCCTCGGGGATGGTGAATTCGGAGCCGTCGCCAGCGATCTGGAAGAGGCGATCCTCGTCGACCAGGTCCCAGTCCACGACGCCGTTCTGGAGCGCAGGGCGGCGGGTCTCGTCCTTTCGCAGCGGGAGGAAGGCGTCTTCCACGGTGCTGGAGCTGCCGACGTGCCGGGCGAAGCCGAACTCGACGCGGTTGTGGTCGTCGGTGTTCAGGGGGTGGGTGAGTTCGGCGCCAAACGTGGAGGCGAAGGCAGGAGAGGCGAGGTGGTGGGCGAGGAACCCTTCGAGACCTTCGGTGCGCCACACGCGGGTGAGCGCGTCCCGGTAGGGGGGCGCTGCGAGCCGTGCGCGCAGTGCCGTCACGTCGTGGATGGGTTGCTCCATGGAGCCCACGAGGAGGAGGTCGTGCCAGCCGATGTACCAGGTCTCCACGTAAGGGAAGACCGAGCCCAGGGTCGCGTAGAGGGTGCGGAGGGTGTCGACGTCGATCTCGTACGCCTGGACCCACTGGAGGAACAGGCCGCCGGCGTTCATGCGGCCGCGAGCGGCCTCGTAGTACTCGCGGGTGAACAGGCTGGCGATGCCTGCGCGGTAGGGGTTCGAGGGTTCGGAGAAGATGACGTCGTAGCTGGCAGGGACGGTGAGCAGGATCTCGCGGGCGTCTCCGACGAGCAGGCGGAGGCGCGGGTTCTCGAGCGCGTCGTGGTTCACGAGGGCGCAGCGCTCGCCAATCTCCCGCATGGCCGGCTCGAGTTCGGCGACGTCGACGCGGGCGATGGACGGGACGGCGGCGAGCCACCCGGCGGAGCTGCCGGTGCCGAAGCCGATCACCATGGCGCTCTGCGGGTCGGGGTGGAGCGCTGCGCCGATGAGGCCACCCATGATCTGGGTGGAGGCGTCGCCGCGGGCGTTGCCGTCGACCTTGCCGTTCACGACCATGGCCAGGCCGTCGGTGGCGTCGAGGGCGACGCTGCTCTCGCGGCCCTCGGTCTCCCAGACGATGACCTGACGCGCGTTCTGAAGGAAGGAGCGCGCGAGCGCCGGGGCGTCGAGGTACATCCTGTCCACGCGGCCTGCGCCGATCGGGCTGTGTCGGAAGGCCGCCGTGGGGCCGGTCGCCGCCAGGCAGAGGAGCGCGAGGACCATGGCCGCCGGGGCGGTGATGCGGAGCCTGCGGAGGGGGCGCTCTTCCGTGAGGGGAGACGCTGGCGCGGCGGCACGCTGGGGGGCGCGCAAGGGGAGGAGCCAGGCCGCGAGGCCCATGAGGATCAGGGTGACCACCACGGCGCGCCACGAGCCGATGGCCGTCAGGCCAGGCAGCAGGATGAAGCCGCCGAGCAGCGAGCCCGCCATGGCGCCGAGGGTGTTGCACGCGGCGGCCGCGCCGACGTGCCGTCCGACGTGTTCGCGGCCTGCGCCCAGCAGCGCGATGAGGAGGGGGTACTGCACGCCGGCGACGAGGGCCGCGGGCAGGACGACGATCGCGGTGAGGGCGAACCAGCCGGGGAGGAACTGGAGGAGCGGCGCGCCGGCGTCGGGGCGGAGGGCGAGGGCGAGGAGCGCGAGGCGATCGCCGAGCGCGAAGGGGATGGCCAGGCAGAGGGCTTCGAGGGCGCAGGTGAGGGCGAGGCCTTCCGCGGTCGGTCCGCGGCGAGTGGCTGCGGCGGTGGGGAGGGCGTCGGGGCGGCGTGAGGGGCGAGGTCTGCGGCGCGGGGCGGCGCCGTAGAGCAGGCCACCCAGGCCGATGCCGAGCAGCGCGACGGCGAGGATGAGGCCGAAGGTGTAGACGGAGCCGCCGAGGAGCGGTCCGAGCATGCGGTACCAGACCAGCTCCATCCAGAAGAAGACGAAGCCGGAGATGGCGGCGAACGCGAGGACGAAGCGGGGCGGGAGGGGAAGCTCGGGAGACGCTTCAGGCAGGGCGTCGTGAGAGGGCTCCTGGGCGAGGGCGGGGGCGGCTTCGAGCGCGTGCGTGTCGGTCGAGGAGGGGGTCGGCTGGCGTGCGCTCGAGAGGAGCCAGCCGAGCAAGGCGACCACGACGTTGGCCACGCAGGCCGCCCAGAGGGTGTGGCGCGTGCCGAGCTGCTCGAGCAAGCCGAAGGTGGCGCCGACACAACCGAGCACGGCGCCCAGGGTGTTCGCTGCGTAGAGCACCCCGACGACGCGGCGCTGGGGGTCGTGCGGTGACGCGACGCTGCGGGCTGCGGCGGGCAGGGTGCCGCCCATGAGCACCGTCGGAGCGCCGAGCACGAGCGCTGCGAGCACCAGGCGGAGCAGGGTGCCGACGCCCATCCCGAGGTGGAACGTGCCCCCGACGCCACGGTAGGCGGCGCGCGCGAGGTCGAAGAGGGGCGGCGAGAGCGCGGCGAAGGCGGCGATGGCCAGCTCGAGCACGGCGTAGAGCCGCAGCGGACGCGGGTGGGCGTCGGCGCGGCGGCCGAGCAGCAAGCTGCCCGCGCCCGTGCCGCCGATGAAGATGGCGAGCACGGCGGCCGAGGCAGCCGTGGACGAGCCGAAGATCAGGCGAAATTCGCGCTGCCAGGCGATCTGGTAGACGAGGGCGGCGGCGCCCGATCCGAAGAGGAGGGCGGCCACCGCGAGCGGGGATGACACGCCCGGGCGCGGGCGCGAGCGCGAGATCACCCGCGGCGCCTTTGCGGTGTTCTGGATCCGGTGGCCATGAGCGCATAGGCGAGCGCGGCGCGCAGGGAGCCGAAGCTCTGCGCGTCCAGCTCGACGCCATGCTCGGTGAGCATGCGCGCCACCCCGGGGCCGAGACCGGAGATCAGGCAGGTGGCCCCGAGGAGCCTCGCCGCACGCACCAGCCGCCCGAGGTGGTTGGCGATGGAGGAGTCGACGGCGTCGGCGCCGGTGAGGTCGAGGATGGTGTAGCCGGCGCTTCGATCCACGATGGCCTGGAGCAGCGCTTCGGTCATCCGCCCCGCGCGCCCCTCGTCGACGGCGCCGAGGATGGGGACGACGAGCACGCCGTCCCAGAGATCGAGCACCGGCGTCGAGAGCTGGTCGATGGTCGCCGCTTGCTCGCGCTCACGCTGCCGCAGGTCTTGCTCGGCCTTGTGGCGCTCCGTGATGTCGAAGATCAGCGAGGTGACCCCGACGACCTCGCCGTCCGTGTCGGCGAGGACCGCGTTGTGCCACTCGCAGACGATGATCCGGCCGTCCTTCCGCACGTTCTCGTTCACCGTGCGCGCCGTCATCCGCTGGTCGAGGATGCTCTCCCAGTAGGCCTGGATGTGGGGCTTCAGGTCATCACCGACGATGAGCTCGGGGCCGAACTTTCCGAGCGCCTCGCTGCGGGAGTAGCCGAAGATCTCTTCCGTCGTGGCGTTCCACTCGGTGACGCGGAAGTTGCCGTCCCACTCGATGACCCCGACCGGGGCGTGATGATAGAGCAGCGCGAGCTTGCGCCGCGCGTGAGCGAGCTCTTCTTCCAGGCGCCGGATGACTTCGTCCCGTTGTTCACTCATAGGCAGCCCCTATCCTCGATACCGCGCGTCATACTGGAAGGCGCGCTTCGAAGCGGCTTCCTTTCCGTCTGGGTTTCGTACCACCACGTCCACCATCTGCCCGTCGGTGCCAGGAGGTGTGGTGGCGTCGATCGTCGTCGCGTTCACCAGCTTGGTGCGTCCGGCAGGTTTGCCGCCGATCAGCACCTGGGTTCCTGCGATGAAGCCCTTGCCGCTGATGCTCAGCTCCGTGCCCCCGCTCACGCTGCCCCGGTTCGGTGCGACCGACTCGATGACGGGAGGGGGAGCCGCCTCGTAGCGGAACGCGCTCTTCGCCACGGCGACGCCCGCCTCGGGCAAGGAGATCTCGACGTCCACGAAGCCTGCTTCTCGCGACGCCGGCGTGAGGATCTCGATCTGCGTACCCGACCGCACGACGATCCGGCTCGGCACACCTGCGCCGATCCGCACCGTCGCGCCAGGCGCGAAGTGCTCTCCCTCGACCACCACCCGCGTGCCCCCCACCAGCGAGCCCGTGCGCGGCGTGACCCCCGTGATGCGGGGCGCCGGCCTCTCGACGTAGACGAAGCCATCTTCCCGCCGCACGGAGACGCCGTTGCCATCGACGAGTTCGATGGCGACCACGCCGGGGGCGGTGCGCGCTGGCGTCTCGATGACCAGCTCGTTCCGGCTCAGCAGCCGCGGCGCGACCCGGATCTCTCCGATGCGGACCACCGTCGCCTCGTCGAAATTGTCTCCGAGCAGATGGATCTCTTGACCACCTGCCAGGTAGCCCCGGTCCGGGCGCACCTCGATCAGCTTCGGTGGGGCAGGGGGGAGCTCGTAGGTGAAGGCGCCTTGCGCCCGAGCGATCTGGCCGTCGAGGTTCTCGATCTCCACGTCCACCGGTCCGGGCTGCGCGGCCGGCGGCACGATGAGATCCACCGTGTGCGAGCCGCGCCAGGTGAGCGTCGCGACCTGACCGCCAATCCGGCCCACGCACCCCGACTCCAGGTCTTCCCCGGTGATGGTGATGCGCTTGCTGCCGCCGAGATACCCGCGATCCGGCGAAACGCCGAGGATGCGCGGGTTTCCGAGCCGGTAGCCGAACCCCTCGGGCGCGTCGGACGAGAGCCCGTCGGGGTTGGTGAGGCGCACCTCGCCCCGCATCGAGCCCTCGTCGTGGGCCGGCGTGACGAACCAGACGCGCGTCGCACTCTCGTACCGGACCGCCGGGGATCGCGTCCCGTGGAAGGAGATCACGCACCCCGGCTCGAAACCGGTGCCCTCGACGAGCACCTCGGTGCCGCCCCGCGGTGGTCCCTCTACAGGGAGGAGCCGTGCGATCGTCGGCCCCTGCTCGTACAGCACCGCGCCCGCCACGACCTGTCCATCGGGGTTCTCGACCTCGATCGCGCAGGGGCCTTGTGCCCTCGCAGGGCCATCGACCTCGAGCAAGCCCGAGTCGAGCCACCTCACCTCGCACGCGGTCCCACCGAAACGAACCGCCACCCCCTCGGCGAAATTCGCGCCGAGGATCCTCACCGTGCCTCCGTTCTGCGAAGAGAGCTTGTTCGGTCGCACCGACATGATGAGCGGTGCGGGCGTTCCGACATGCTCCGGAGGCGGTGGCACCTCGCTTCGGGGAGCCTCGGCGTCAGCCGCCTCCTCGTTGCTCTGGGCTTCTGCCGCGGGATCCGCCCCGCTTCCCGGTGCTTCGCGCTCGTCGTCCTCGCCGCCGTCCTCGGCCAGGCTCGCGTCGCCCTCCGGTGAGCGCGCGGCCTCCTCGGCGGCGGGCGCGGGCGCTGCGGGTGCGTCATCGACGTCGACGGCGTCGCTGGGAGCCTCGTCCGTGTTCTCTGGCGTACCGCTCTTCGTCTCCGTGGGCGCTGCTGCCTCGGAGGACTCCGTGGGCGCTGCTGCCTCGGAGGAGGCGGGTGATGCCGTCTCGGTCACCGCGGTCTGCTCGCGTGGGACGGGGGCCTGTTCGAGCGTGATGAAGCGTCCCTCCGGATCTCGGATCCAGAGACACCGCTCGCCGTCGATCTCCTCGTCCCGCTCCAGATCGATGCCGCGATGTTCGAGCCGGCGAGCCAGCGCGGCGAGATCGTCCACGAGCAACATCACTGCTGCATCCCGTGACCCCTGTCTCAGGACATCTGGGGTTCCTTCCAGGATCAGCCGTGGTCCGTCCTCCTTCCCGATGCGGCCTTCGAACCGCTGGGCGCTCGTTCGCGTGAAGCTCACACCGAGCAACCGCCCGTACCACCCGCTCAGAACTTCGGGGTCGTTCGCATAGAGGACGAAGCCACCCACGCCATGGATCCGCATGCCATCCCTTTCGTCTTGGTCCCTGGACCCTGGCATCCTATCAGAGCATCGATGACCGACGCCTCCCGGCTGCACGAGGCCCAACGCGGGCTCGGTGACATGAGCCCCGCCGACTTCCGTGACGCTGGCGCGCGCGTGGTCGATCAGGTCGCCAGCTACCTCGCGCGCCTCGAGACCTTGCCGATCCTGCCGCCCATCCAGCCCGGAGACATCCGGCGACAGTTTCCCTCGGGTCCCCCTCTCGCGCCCGAGCCCATCGAGCAGATCCTCGACGATTATTCCCGGCTCATCGAGCCGAACATCACCCACTGGCAGCACCCGGGTTTCATGGCCTACTTCGCCTCGGTGGCATCCGGCCCGGGCATCCTCGGAGAGTGGCTCGCTGCAGGGCTGAACTCCAACGTGATGTTCTGGCGCAACGCGCCTGCATCGACCGAGGTGGAGGAGGTGACCGTCGACTGGCTCCGGCAGCTCTTCGGCTTGCCTGCGGTCTTCGACGGGATGTTCACGGACACCGCCTCGGTCTCGTCCTTGCTCGCGGTCGTCGCCGCACGGCACGCGGTCCCGGGCCTCGACGCGCGCGACGAGGGGCTCGCGGGCCGGCCCGAGCTGGGCCGCTTGCGGATCTACTGCTCCACGGAGACCCACTCCTCCGTCGAGAAGGCCGCCATCGTCGCCGGTGTCGGCCGCGCTGGCGTGCGCCGCGTCCCGGTCGACGACGATTTCCGCATGCGTCCCGAGCTTCTCGCGGAGGCGATCCGCGAAGACCGCGCTGCGGGGTGGCTCCCGTTCTGTGTCGTCGCCACCATCGGGACCACCTCCTCCACGAGCATCGACCCGGTCCCCGCGATCGCCGCCATCTGCCGGGAAGAGCGCCTCTGGCTCCACGTCGACGCGGCCTACGGTGGCGCTGCGGCGGTGGTCCCCGAGATGCGGCCGCTGTTCGAGGGCTGGGAGCTCGCCGACTCGATCGTGGTGAACCCACACAAGTGGTTGTTCACACCGTTCGACGCCTCCTTGCTCCTGTTCCGCTCGCCAGAGGTGTTTCGCGACGCCTTCAGCCTCGTCCCCGAGTACCTCCGGGTGAAGCGGGAGGGGGAGGCGCACGACTACCACGAGTACGGCATCCAGCTCGGTCGGCGGTTCCGCGCGCTGAAGCTGTGGATGCTGATCCGCTACTTCGGCGCCGACGGCCTCGCCGCGCGTGTGCGCGAGCACTGTCGGATGGCGCAGGAGCTGTCGGGGTGGGTGGACGCCGAGCCCGGCTTCGAGCGGGTCGCGCCGACGCCGTTCTCGACCGTCTGCTTGCGCCATGTCCCGGCCGAGCTGGCAGGACGGGAAGAGGATGCCGACGCGCAGCAAAAAATCGACGCCCTGAACGAGGCCATCCTGGAGCGAGTGAACCGGAGCGGGCAGATCTTTCTGTCGCATACCCGCCTGCGCGGCCGGTACACGATCCGCGTCACCCTGGGGAACCCGAGGCAGACCATGGAGCACGTCCATCGCTGCTGGACCTTGCTGAAGGAAGCCGCCTCGAGCGCCTCGTCGGGCTAGCGCCGGGGGACCTGGACCTCCTGCCGTGAGGCTCGCCGTCCGGCCCGTCGGTGTGTCGCGTCGAGCGCGGCACGCAGGCCCCTTTCGACGCCCCTTCTCGACGCATCCGCTGTAGAAAAGAGTGAGCGCATGGAGCCCGAGCCCGTCGTCCCCGAGCACGACACGCTGGAGGACAGCGCTTCCCCTGTTCACCCGGGCGGATGCGCCAGCCCCCAAGCGGAGACCGCGATCGTCCCGCCGTCGGGGCCCCTCGTTTCGGGACTCACCGCCGAGCACGCCATCGACGTCACGCCGGGCACGGTGATCGCTGGGAAGTACCGGGTCGAGCGGCTGCTCGGCAAGGGCGGCATGGGCCAGGTCGTCGCCGCGGAGCACCTGGAGCTGCGCGAGCGGGTGGCGTTGAAGCTGCTCCTCCCCGAGTGTCTCGAGAGCGGTCAGGCGCTCGCCAGGTTCCTGCACGAGGCCCGCGCCGCCGCGAAGATCAAGGGCGAGCACGTGGCCCGGGTCCTCGACGCCGGCAAGCTCGACACGGGCGTCCCTTACATCGTCATGGAGTACCTCGACGGGCAGGACCTCGCCGCCGTGCTCGTCAGCGAGGGGAAGATGCCCGTGCGCGACGCCGTCGAGCTGGTGCTCCAGGTCTGCGAGGCGATCGCCGAGGCGCACACCGTCGGCGTCGTTCACCGGGATCTCAAGCCGTCGAACCTCTTCCTCACCCGCCGCCCCGACGGGTCGGCCATGGTCAAGGTTCTCGACTTCGGCATCTCGAAGACGATCCGCCGAGACGGCGAGGAGGCTCCGGTGAGCCTGCACATGACCCGCACCCGGCAGGTGCTGGGGTCACCGCTTTACATGTCCCCCGAGCAGCTCACCTCGGCGCGGAGCGTCGGCCCGACGGCGGACATCTGGTCGCTCGGCGCAATCCTCTTCGAACTGGTGACCGGCGCGCCCCCCTTTGCTGCACCTACCATGTCCGAGCTGCGGCAGCAGATCCTGTTCGAACCTGCGCCGTCGCTGCGCTTGCAGCGCCCCGACGCCCCTC is part of the Chondromyces crocatus genome and encodes:
- a CDS encoding PAS domain S-box protein; the encoded protein is MSEQRDEVIRRLEEELAHARRKLALLYHHAPVGVIEWDGNFRVTEWNATTEEIFGYSRSEALGKFGPELIVGDDLKPHIQAYWESILDQRMTARTVNENVRKDGRIIVCEWHNAVLADTDGEVVGVTSLIFDITERHKAEQDLRQREREQAATIDQLSTPVLDLWDGVLVVPILGAVDEGRAGRMTEALLQAIVDRSAGYTILDLTGADAVDSSIANHLGRLVRAARLLGATCLISGLGPGVARMLTEHGVELDAQSFGSLRAALAYALMATGSRTPQRRRG
- a CDS encoding superoxide dismutase family protein; amino-acid sequence: MVRSLTARTTRVGLGLSAVLLVAVAPACGDEDGGSGGAGATGGTPARAATAEIAPLEDSGVQGTAEFSVAGEEVTLSITIEGGGPGEHGLHIHQNGVCEGDGTSAGDHWNPEGHMHGHWNEGEFHLGDIGNITLDAAGRGSLTLTTTRWSVGDGAPTDVVGHAVILHADPDDLASQPSGNAGARIACGVIE
- a CDS encoding IPT/TIG domain-containing protein, which produces MRIHGVGGFVLYANDPEVLSGWYGRLLGVSFTRTSAQRFEGRIGKEDGPRLILEGTPDVLRQGSRDAAVMLLVDDLAALARRLEHRGIDLERDEEIDGERCLWIRDPEGRFITLEQAPVPREQTAVTETASPASSEAAAPTESSEAAAPTETKSGTPENTDEAPSDAVDVDDAPAAPAPAAEEAARSPEGDASLAEDGGEDDEREAPGSGADPAAEAQSNEEAADAEAPRSEVPPPPEHVGTPAPLIMSVRPNKLSSQNGGTVRILGANFAEGVAVRFGGTACEVRWLDSGLLEVDGPARAQGPCAIEVENPDGQVVAGAVLYEQGPTIARLLPVEGPPRGGTEVLVEGTGFEPGCVISFHGTRSPAVRYESATRVWFVTPAHDEGSMRGEVRLTNPDGLSSDAPEGFGYRLGNPRILGVSPDRGYLGGSKRITITGEDLESGCVGRIGGQVATLTWRGSHTVDLIVPPAAQPGPVDVEIENLDGQIARAQGAFTYELPPAPPKLIEVRPDRGYLAGGQEIHLLGDNFDEATVVRIGEIRVAPRLLSRNELVIETPARTAPGVVAIELVDGNGVSVRREDGFVYVERPAPRITGVTPRTGSLVGGTRVVVEGEHFAPGATVRIGAGVPSRIVVRSGTQIEILTPASREAGFVDVEISLPEAGVAVAKSAFRYEAAPPPVIESVAPNRGSVSGGTELSISGKGFIAGTQVLIGGKPAGRTKLVNATTIDATTPPGTDGQMVDVVVRNPDGKEAASKRAFQYDARYRG
- a CDS encoding fused MFS/spermidine synthase, which codes for MISRSRPRPGVSSPLAVAALLFGSGAAALVYQIAWQREFRLIFGSSTAASAAVLAIFIGGTGAGSLLLGRRADAHPRPLRLYAVLELAIAAFAALSPPLFDLARAAYRGVGGTFHLGMGVGTLLRLVLAALVLGAPTVLMGGTLPAAARSVASPHDPQRRVVGVLYAANTLGAVLGCVGATFGLLEQLGTRHTLWAACVANVVVALLGWLLSSARQPTPSSTDTHALEAAPALAQEPSHDALPEASPELPLPPRFVLAFAAISGFVFFWMELVWYRMLGPLLGGSVYTFGLILAVALLGIGLGGLLYGAAPRRRPRPSRRPDALPTAAATRRGPTAEGLALTCALEALCLAIPFALGDRLALLALALRPDAGAPLLQFLPGWFALTAIVVLPAALVAGVQYPLLIALLGAGREHVGRHVGAAAACNTLGAMAGSLLGGFILLPGLTAIGSWRAVVVTLILMGLAAWLLPLRAPQRAAAPASPLTEERPLRRLRITAPAAMVLALLCLAATGPTAAFRHSPIGAGRVDRMYLDAPALARSFLQNARQVIVWETEGRESSVALDATDGLAMVVNGKVDGNARGDASTQIMGGLIGAALHPDPQSAMVIGFGTGSSAGWLAAVPSIARVDVAELEPAMREIGERCALVNHDALENPRLRLLVGDAREILLTVPASYDVIFSEPSNPYRAGIASLFTREYYEAARGRMNAGGLFLQWVQAYEIDVDTLRTLYATLGSVFPYVETWYIGWHDLLLVGSMEQPIHDVTALRARLAAPPYRDALTRVWRTEGLEGFLAHHLASPAFASTFGAELTHPLNTDDHNRVEFGFARHVGSSSTVEDAFLPLRKDETRRPALQNGVVDWDLVDEDRLFQIAGDGSEFTIPEDLALDREIRAQAALNWVTGNIDGALAKWRFQERPPRGINELALVAEGMANAGDDSALSIITALERTHPLEAEAHRARLQFRKGARAQAATSLARVFTEMRRDPWSSPQVIGRSLELAREMATAAPPGRTDGPPDPVAKLLFDALEEPFAVHILDQARRTTRIAIAGTQREHDLCVRALADVEPHPPWDRDQLAARLTCYTRWNHPLARRAARDRDRFDACQGLRGWLLCL
- a CDS encoding STAS domain-containing protein encodes the protein MKDGEVEGPLTSRLSAEELKLVRSIGAWMLRLLQGRYDEVPVVSPKRDELGILANMVGRVATSLQVAREKEISHRSALEEKVRELEDARAQQEELIALIRQLSCPVLDVEEGMLLVPLVGEVDAARAELVTTALLSRASATGADTVILDVTGVARLVGHVATLLAQAAQAVRLIGAQTIVCGLSPESAREAVAEGLDFAGLTPCSTLASALAIARRQRQSRRGGGMTAPASSRR